DNA from Drosophila busckii strain San Diego stock center, stock number 13000-0081.31 chromosome 2R, ASM1175060v1, whole genome shotgun sequence:
CTCctacaccaaaaaaaaaaaagaagcagcaaatatCCATTCCCTTACTTTCATATTACAGCACTGAGCGAAAGTTTGCCTAGGCTTTAGataaaaagcataataaaattatttttaaatgcaaatggcaatatgcaaataaattatataccaatatttttaatactaaaatttaaatttgttatgtacACAGAGCTAGAACTAGAAGCAATTTACTTGCGCTTGAGTCGATTTCAGAAATTTCTTTGTacttaagttttaaaaatgcttttaagccAAGTTTGATTTTATATCAATATGCATATGGCATTatctttgctttaatttaaattaagctacaCCAAACTAAAcctaaatttgtttttagttagttaaagTTCAAAGCAGTTTGCGCAAAAACGtaagaaatttatttggaatttttaaattttgctagCAACTTCAAAAAAAATCCAAAGCCAACATTTCCAGGAAGCGAACAAACTTTAGGCAAACTCTCAAATCttaagcaactaaaattttgCACTTTAAAGTCTCACGCACTTTAAATTCTGCATTTTCGCGCAGTGTATTGCGTACTTTTGGCATTTCGGTTGTATCGaccgttgttgctgctggctgatCCACTCtcttgccaaaaacaaaaatgtgtaaatggGTTTTGCCTGTGCgaggggttggggttgggggggACGTAGCTGTGAGGTAAACGAATCCCTTTGACTGTCAAACATTtggactgctgctgcacatatGAAACGAGGGAATCCACGTTCCACGTCCACGTCGACTTTGCTGCTTGATGACGgtgcttaaataataattttatactcTAACAAAAGCATCCACTGCGCCCAACCACCCCACGCCCCCCTTTGAAagcgctgctgatgctgatgctgccgTTTCGCTTATCTGTTTTAGCTTGTGTTTTGTGCCTTGTCATTGCTGGCggtgctgctgccgttggTCGCTGCCAGGCAGCAAATTGGAAAACCGAAAATAtggaaaaatgcaaatgtcaacGCGGCAGATAACTGGCCAAGGGTGTAGCAGTGGGTGGCGCTGCTGGCACATCATACGGTGTTTAGTCGCCTTCAcgacatttaattttcataatgaTTATGATATGCAGCATACGAATAGGTGTAAAGGAGTAGCGCGcgctcactcacacacgctctgcctctcgctctaactgtgtgtgtgtgagtccctttaattttatgtgcgcttgttgctgttgctgttgtgtcaTTTGGCGGCTAACGAAATCATTTTAACACAACTGGCGcgttaaaaatgcttaaaatgtgAAACGGCGTTGGCGACAACAAGaacgacgccgccgccgccgccgacgatgatgatggaaattttttgttaaagcattataataaaaaaaaaatatatatatacagaaaaccccaaaaatgaaaaatgaaaaaattgcgCAGCAAATTCGCAAAACGGCgtaaaaatgtagaaaaattcGCAAGGAAATGTGTGAAGGCGACATGGCAGTGGCTGGGGAGTGGCTGTGGCCCAAGCTGGACGCAAGCTGCATGATGAATTATGTTTACGACACAATATGTTGCGACCGCAAAACTGTTGCAAGGCTggagctgcgagctgcgagctgcttGCCCCAGCAGCTACGAAACAAGAGTTTACGACATTGGCCAGCCGTTTCATATGCTgctacttcttcttcttcatttttttttgtgactCTTGTCTTCTGACCTCATCCATGCTGAGCACAACTGTAGCATCATTTGCAAGCTGTCAGTGGCTGACTCCGCTGACTCCACATGGTCGCAGCGCTTtatagcgtgtgtgtgtgtctgcgtgtgtgtgtgtgtgtcgcgtAAATGGCGGTTAATGTCATTTCACAGGAGCAACGACAACGGCCGTAGTCAACTGGGTCATTATCTTGTTGCCTTTTGCTAAATATCGCAATATTCTCAGCTCAGTTCAGATAGTTGAAGCGCAACATTTTAAGCCTTGGCCCACGGACTTGGCTCATTGGGGGGCAAGTCGCCAgctttttggcagctgctgcactgaGTTCCTCAAAAacgaagcaaacaaaaataaatatgcggaACAAGCCATTGGCAATTTATGACTTAAAATTATGTCACAAAAGCGTTGTCGTTGCTCTTATTGAGATACCCtggaatttatgcaaatttttgagcaacaagaaaaagaaattttgtagcttagaaattaaataaatgaaagtgcAGACAAAATTGTGTAGTGAAGTTTCTAAAGACTTCTAAGCATTCGAATGTTCAAGTTAAACGCttaaaaaaactttaagctgaAAAGAAAAATCTTAGGAATTATTCTCAGAAgcaagcaatatatataattttatattctatttttttataaagcaaTATAATATAACCTTAAGTTTAAAAGCTAATTGCATTGCTATTTATTTCATGTTTTGCTTCAATTGACATGGGAAAAATATCTGTTGCTTATACCGAAGCTCgctaataatattgaaaagtCGCTTTATCGCCATTGTAGAGTATGTTAAGTTGACTTAGAAAAAATTTGgcaaactttattatttgttattgtcaGGCTTGTTGAAAATATTACACAAAATATGCGCCTACAAATGAATTTCACAAAGATGAAAGCGTGGGCGCTAAGGGGGGGCGAAGCTCAACGCAGACAAAACTTCATAAAATATGCGTTAAACTTTATGACAAGCACTGAAGCAAGGGGCAGGGTGCGGGCAGCGGGAAGGGGCGGGGGTGAAGAGAGGGGCAACTTGCACGTACGCGAAAATGGCGTGCAAATTTTGCAATATCTAACAATAGCGAGGGGCTGAAGGGGGAGAATTTGTTGCGTAGCAGCTGGGGGAGTTATCACTCACAcgcgcgcgcgcacacacacacgcacttatttatattttatatgtatgctgctgctgcagacacGCCcgccattttaattttctttgtgTTAGCGCTCAACTGAGTGCTGttgatattttgttgttgttattatgatAAATCGCAGACATTTAACGCAGCGCACAAGAATTTATAACaagaacacacacagacacagaaacGCGCACGCATACAGCTGcagattgcagcagcagcagcagcaagaaggaATCGCTTGTTGCGccattatttataacaatgcTGGCTAGATTTATGTGCgcgtgtatttgtgtgtgtgtgtgctgctgctgctgcggttgacAGCTGAATAGACTGCAGTCTGTAATTATTTCAAACAATCAAGTTGCATGCTAATCAAGAACTTGCTGCTCTTTACTTTTGCAGATAAACGCGATGATAAAGTCGAGGAATCCACGCCCAAGCGTTATACCACCAGTTCCAGCCTGAAGCTCAAGCCCGGACCTGATGATGACTACACAGAGTACACCTGCCAGGCGAAGCACAAGGCTCTATCTCCCGACATGCCCATGCGTAACACCGTGCAACTGTCTGTGTTGTGTGAGTAATCTAATGCCACCCATTTGTAGTCTGCCAAGGCTCAACTGGTCAAGTTCTGCAAATACCCACAATTGAAAATGCTGCGCCACTTATGCTAAGTGCCCCACACAATGCCCCACTCACGCACGCAGCAACTGGCGCTGGCGCCGCTCATTCGTTTCCATGCCCGCTAATTGCGCAATTGGCGCGcgtattaattagtttttaaattctaatgcgacctacagctgctgccacacacacaacgggATCAGAAGCCAAGCATTGCGTGCCTGCCAGTTCGCATTTGTGCACCATTTTCAACTTCTGTTATTGATTGCCTCGCGGTCCAGTCGCAGCTGCCCCAAAGGTGCACACACGCTCCACACCCAGCCCAACTCACCCCCTTATAGCATTTTGCTGCCATTACGTGCGCCTTATTCgaattaattatgtttgttatttatgcatacatatgtatgcgtgtgtgcgtatgGGGCGGACTAAACGGAAAGCCATTTAATGTCCGTTGACATAATAGATTTCGCTACTAactatgtttaaaatttagtaCACACAATGCAGTTCACAAAAGCAGAAATACGCCAAACCGATTGCTCGATAGGTTTGCTGACTCAAATGAACCAGCTGGAACCAATGCGAATGCTTAATGAACGACTTGCCATTGCGAATGAAATGTAAATCGAGCAAACGAATATTTTCTTGCGCTGCTGAGCTGCGCTTTATATTTCAACAAATTCCAAATATTGTGAATGAATATCGAGCAAACGAAtatttgcttgctgcgctttaaatttcaacaactTCCAATTGAAGCacacatttttgtatatagatTTTGATAGAGCGTTAACTATTGTAATGCGCACTATTGTAACCAATGCAGCGTTAGGCTCTATCTCTGGGCTAGGGACACACAGGCATGTTGGCGTGCAATTTAGCCATACATAAGTATTCTCATCTGACTGCTGCGGCAGGCGCTCTTGCTCTGGCCTCTGACCGTTGCGGGCGCTGCGGCGCTTAATTATGCGCTATTATTGCGCCACCCACGCGCCACCAAGCTGCCACTTGCAAGGTGTATCAAGCGGGTGTGAGAGCGCGTGGGAGCGCGGGAGTTGGCGTAATCGGATTCTGTTGGCCACATACTGGGATAAAGGCAGAAGCATTTACTGCAaaaacgccgccgccgccgatactgctgcaatattttaaatgattttaatttaattttgtgctgTTACGTTACGCTTTTATTtcagcgctgcgctgcgcagCGCTCTGCATACCTgccacaatttttattattgtttttgtattgcatTGCGCAATAGCTGTCTCACATTGTTGGCCGCCGGtgtgcttttttaattttatgaaatttaattgttgtttttacttattttcatattattgTTACGTTAAACATTTCAAGTAGCAACTTCAAattgttattgcatttatttaatttgcaatttgcttatacaaatttaatttaaatttaaatggcgCGCGCGTCAGCACAATGATCATTCACAGCGGCTGTTTGCCAATCACTGCAGAGTTatcgaaattgaatttaaatttaaataaagatcGATAGGCAGCGTTGCCACTAAGTTAATGGCAAGTCGCagtataattaaacaaacgcttttaaaaattattatacatttctttttatgttttgtttaatttgctgcatatttaacaGCTTGCGGTATTTACACTGTTATTAACCCGCCCACAACACGTTAAATTACAGCAAACATTTGTGCcactttgctttgcagccTAACATGACAGTCagttataaaagaaaaaaaaaaaaaaaaaggaatattACGCGAAATACACACTAAAAAGGGAAATCGGAAAATAATGCGTTTGACCACATAAACGATTTGCATGCAAACacttcaattaaaaactgcgcaaaatgctgttgctgttgcatatgcCCAAATGTTGGCAGCGTCATAAGGCTGGTGGGCATAGGGGGGGTGGTGTGTGCTGGCCACATTTGTTTTagtgtaaattgaatttatttgtggcgacagcaactgcaattaaatatgcacacTAGGATAAATAAACTCCAGCATGTGTATTGTTGTTATGCATTATTCAGCGCGCTTGGGCTTATAAACATGCCACATACTTTTTGCTCTCTTTCTATGCTGCAGATCCACCCGGACCACCCTACATTGAAGGCTATGCGCCGGGCGAGACGCTACGTCGAGGTCAAACCGTGGAGCTTACTTGTCGCAGTCGCGGCGGCAATCCACCGGCACAGCTTATCTGGTATAAGAACGGCTCACAAATACGCATGGCATACAggtaaaaatatcaaaacataTATTccaactttttttatttttatatataaacttgacATTTAACAACTTTTGCAGAACTTCTGGGCGACTGTCGGAGAATATTTACAGCTTCACCGCCGAGGCGGGGGACAACAAGGCGCGTTTCCGCTGTGAGGCAAGCAATGTGATGTCGCAGACGCCGCTCAAGACGGAAGTGGAGCTCTCAGTGCTATGTAAGTGCGACACACTCGTTAAGCAGCCTaaacgacagcgacagcgacaaggCATGGCCTGGCCTGGCATGTTTGCCTAATTGTATTTcgttaattttcatatttacacatgccacacagccTGTGTCAACACACAGCGCTCAacgtggtgtgtgtgtggcacttggCACGCGACACAAAGTGAAAAATAAGCCTGGCTAAAAATTTTCACAGAGCACTGAGTTGCTTTCTTTTGCAATTAAGACTTAAGTTTGCACACTTCAGTCCTGCCCCAGTCCACGCCGCTATTCCCGCTGCTTTTATGCCTTTGTCAAATCAAGCAATGCAAATTCTTTTCAAGTGCCAAATAGCGTTGCCTCAAACCTCGGCCCTCAaactcaacagcaacaccaacaattgCAATCAGGAGCGCTTAGGCTGACGCTGGTTGTCGTTAGAAGGCGACagcatttacatttgcatgcaCTTGCCAAGCTGCAAGCAGTGCCAGTGCCTAACTGCACTTAGTGCCTAACATGCAAATTGTCAGACAACTTGAGGGCAcaaacgctgcgtatgcgtaatattcaaatttagcGCTAGATTGCCGCTGTTTAACgttagctgcagctcatcATGAAAAGCTTAAGGCGCACACAGCGCACACAGTACACAGCACGTGCCTGCTGGCCAGGTACATAgctatgtctgtctgtctgtcggaGAGTCCAAATTTCTAGCCATAGCACGTGGCCAACTGCCAACTTGTCCAGTTTATGCGCATACCAATCAAATTGGCTCTTGTGTTATGCTGTTGCCTCtagaatatttgtttgtttgctctgccATTGAGtagccaaaacacacacacagtcattcgtatgtgtgtgctggcaTCAGCTGCGCTGCCTTCAAAGCTAGCAGCAcgcattatttatgtataacgAATGTGGCACAAAAATGAAGACGCTGCAGGAATACATTGAGCGTATGCTCTTGCCCCCCACAACCCGCACGCACCAACAAGCTGCtaatacgtgtgtgtgtgtgtgtgtgtgcgaaatgAAGATGTATGGCGTTAGCTGCGAGAAGTTAAGAATtcataatgtttatttatatgcgaAACATATCGAGTCGAAGTTTTTGCCAGCGCCAAGACTCTCTCGATACGTTTCGTAGGTCGAaccgtggcgtatgcgtaatatatgCACAGCTGCCTTTAGCTctgtcgctgttgcttgcACTTATCCATCAAGCTGAAGAGCAACtgaagttgctgcagctgcttcatGCCACTGCCTCATGCGTCAGTGGCATTAGGTAATAGCTCGTCACACATACGACATGGGGCACGGGTACAGTTGCCTGTCACTCAGTCACTCAGTCATCATTTGCATGTGCCGTCGTCTCAGCCCAAGCCAAGCCAGCGCCCACTTTCATGTCACACTGCCCttaagtgtatgtgtatgtgttattAGAGAAAAATGAACGATATTGcgctgtggcatgccacaaagcCAAGTTAAAGGGGCCAAGACGCGCGCACTGGCTTATCAAATATTAATGCCAAGCGAAATTACAGCTGCTCTAATGTAGCCCAGCTAACATTTTAACCATATCACTTGCaactttctctttctctctctctctctcttttgcagTCGCACCTTCACAAGTCACTGTAACGGGCCCAACGGAGGCGCGCGTGGGCGATGTGGTGCCCTTGACGTGCAGCACAGCGCCATCGAATCCACCCGCTGAGATCAAGTGGATGGTGGGCGGCCGACAGATACACAATGCCACCACCAAGACAACCATCAGCCCCGAAGGTAAGCACTAACTACTACAAGTTCGCACTTAAGCATGCATTATGTAGTTAGtaagagctgctgctgctgctgctcccaaaGAGCAACTCTAAacaagaaattattatttaatgcagcGTACGCAAGTGTTGGCTatgcaaatacaattaaaagcaagctCAAGCAATATAAAGtttcaacatttgcttttgtacaaaacaaagcattatTACCAATATCTGTTAGCAGCAttgtaacaaataaaaaattcttgtataaaaatcaatcaCTATAcactttttgtatatttatagctataaaaagcgtatgtgtgtgtgcttaaaagaaatttatttgcagactAAAATGAATCATGATTTTTATGCACTgtgacattttaataaataaaatggaaaatgtaaaaagctagcttaaaattatatgctatatatgctTTGAACAATTCACATTCAAATTGAatagcttattttatttatagtcaTGAATTTTACTTGTCATGCTGTACGCTcagcttttgtctgtctgcatACAATTGAGCTGCTGTCAGGCAGCAACATAACAGAAGCTAGCTGCTATAGcgacattttaattgctcgCGAAACTGAGCGCAGtcagtaaaaattaaataattatttttatagcttgacTCTGATTACGCTcagcttttgtctgtctgcatACAATTGAGCTGCAGCATAACAAAAGCTAACAGCTATGCTCGCGCAAGTTTCATTTcgctgctaattaatttgttatttatttttaataaacaacagcTGTGTAAATTAAGCAATGCTAACAATTAgtatttaatcaaaattaatatgttTAGTTTGTACGCAAacttttttaatcaaaaatgtaaacaaagctAATGCTTAATGTTATTACTTGCAGGCGGCTGGACAACAAGCTCCAACTTCAGCACCACTGTGGAGCCCAACAAGCGCTCACTTGTGGTCATCTGTCATGGCCTGAACATGCAGCTGACTGAAAATGTTGTCTCCACGCACACGATTAACGTACTATGTAAGTATGAAACGGCAGAGCCAGCAGCCTGGCCCAGCAGTGGCCAGTTgaatgaataatttaaatttttattggtcacaaattgttgccataATCATATTTGGGGCGCTGGGCTAACCCCGGCAGGCACAGCAACTGCCACAATTTCAGAGCTCTAGCTCATAATTGAGTTTTcgcaaacttttgctgtcacacacacacacagagacacacacagagacagtgAAGTTGTGTCACTGATGgattttgcttgctttgattGCAAGTTTGTGGGCCAGGCTGGCTCACTAACTTGTTCAAACTTTATTGGCGCTTAATCATATCACTTAAACGcagacaacacaacaaaaaggCCGAGCTAGTGTTATATGTTAgtagtttcattttcatagTAGTGAgtaaaacgaaaaaaattgTGTGCTCAAAAAATATGGAAAAAGTTGAATTTCCCAGCTGCGTTTCGTCGGATGAGCTGCCGCTCGAGCGCTTGCGTTGCAAATTAAACGAAGAGGAAAAGACTGTGCGACTGCTGAAGCGTCCAAAGCGTGCAAATCATGTTACGAAATCGCAGCGTACGCGCAGCCACAAGGATCAGATACGCTACGAGCAGTGGAAGGAGCATCGCGAGCGTGTCAAGACTGCGCTCTGTGAGGTGGATACAGATCCGCCGGGATTTCAAGCGGCGCGTCTTACAGGCGTCAATGCTTTGAGAGATAATGCCATTGCCTATATGGCGCGCACCAAGGCGAATATACAGATGCTAGTGGAGCTATCGCGCACTATGCGCACACATGGCGCCATTAATCCATTTCGCGATGAGCTGCCGCATGTTATGTCGGGCATACCAGCGGCTATTCGAGATCTGGAGCAGCTGGATCGCGATAACTACGACATAGGCAAGCGTTTGCTGGATGTGGTAAGCGAAGTGGACACCGGAATCAAGGGCGACGATCGCCAGCTCAATGTGGATACGCGTCGTCAGGAGCCGCCGCCATTTGTGCTGCCCGAGCTGGCGCTGGCCAAGTACAAAGACTTTAATATACCCATACCCAGCACAGACAAGGAACGTCGTCAGCTCTTTCGCCCGCGCATTTACTTTGACGCTTATCTCAAGGATGCGCGTCCGCTGGGTCGCATTGTTGTTCAGCTTTACACAGAGGCAGCGCCGCTTGTGGTGCTGCAGCTGGTGCGCGCCTGTTTGTGCAACATGCATCAGAAATTTCGCATACGCCGTTTGTTTCCCAATCTTTGGCTTGAGGTCGATTTGCAACTGGGCGCCAATtcgccgctgcagcagccactcGAGTACGATGGCAAGATTATCGATCATGGCGAGCACAGCAATGTGTTGTCCTTCAGCAAATCGCATCTGCAGGGCTTTCAGGACAATCTATGCTTTTCCATGTCCTTCAAGCCACTCAATGTCGTCAATGGCCAGCGCGTTGGCTTTGGCCGCGTCATACGCGGCGGCAAAATCTGCGACTGCCTGCAGAGCTACGGCACCAAGAATGGCAAACTAAGTCGCGGCGTCGAGTTCATTGGCTGCGgtctgctttaaatatttgattcgAAAGTCTAACCAAATTGCatgtgttgtgtgttttaaggcataaataatatgtaaagTCCTTTTAGCAGTCAAAAGAAATGTGCAGACTCATTGAAATCGCTGAAGTATTTAAGTTCCAAAGTCTTACTTTGCCTTAAATGCTGcatttagcttttattatatttgcgtttcaaattgcagcagcttcaactttaTTTAGATCGATTCGAAAACGCAGCAATAGTTTAGAAACTTCTAAGCAACAAAGtcaaaaaatgatttatttttaaccaAAAGCTGCTGtcgaaaatttataaattgaactgcaaaaatcatttattgcatttgagAGAAAACCAAAATTTCAAGCgccgtatacttaataatattttgaaatcaaaagaaatcaaGTACATACCACAATTTGAGCTTTAATAagctttaatgcaatttatgcaagtgTAACATTCtagaataaaaaacaaaaattagtaaagtattaagtttaattaatttattaaaactcataaaatgcaaaaacgtTTGTAATCGAAAccatttcaaaatttattgcctACTTAATACcgttaaaacaaaattattacgCTGAGCTACAAAATTACTcaatacattattttttatgccgcATCATGctattgctaaaaaaaatgtaagcgcTGCATTAAGTTGCTATTAATTtcatatcaatttaaattaactgtcAGCTGACTGCGCCTTTTATTATGTTGCTGGTCGTACAAGAATAAAACTTGAATTAGTCACGGTAGCTGTCAATggaagcggcggcggcgtcgtctTAGCCACAAACCCACATGAATACAAGGACTACATGCAAGCACTGGCAGCAAAGCATTGACAGGCGAACGTTTGTTCGACGAGGACGCAAGTGTCTTAAACTCCATTATGCCATGTTCGACGTCACTCTTAATTTGCCCCAATTAGCAGCGGAAAGGGGGGGCGACGAAACTGTGCGCAAAAGtacgcaaaacaaaacaagcgacAGCAAAGTGAAGTCGAGAGACAGATTGGAAGCTGTCCAGGCCAGGCGAAAGGCTTTGCATGTGGCC
Protein-coding regions in this window:
- the LOC108596041 gene encoding uncharacterized protein LOC108596041, with translation MEKVEFPSCVSSDELPLERLRCKLNEEEKTVRLLKRPKRANHVTKSQRTRSHKDQIRYEQWKEHRERVKTALCEVDTDPPGFQAARLTGVNALRDNAIAYMARTKANIQMLVELSRTMRTHGAINPFRDELPHVMSGIPAAIRDLEQLDRDNYDIGKRLLDVVSEVDTGIKGDDRQLNVDTRRQEPPPFVLPELALAKYKDFNIPIPSTDKERRQLFRPRIYFDAYLKDARPLGRIVVQLYTEAAPLVVLQLVRACLCNMHQKFRIRRLFPNLWLEVDLQLGANSPLQQPLEYDGKIIDHGEHSNVLSFSKSHLQGFQDNLCFSMSFKPLNVVNGQRVGFGRVIRGGKICDCLQSYGTKNGKLSRGVEFIGCGLL